Proteins from a genomic interval of Debaryomyces hansenii CBS767 chromosome E complete sequence:
- a CDS encoding DEHA2E20328p (no similarity), producing the protein MKNSNNSNNIEKYESLLKPNLSIEEVPISLVPDSDIDLSESQFQLLDLLHIVILIMTIIILIMVLNIHAAAAAPWNINQYV; encoded by the coding sequence ATGAagaattccaataattccaataatatagaaaaatatgaaagtCTACTCAAACCCAATTTGAGCATTGAGGAAGTACCAATATCTTTGGTACCAGATTCAGATATTGATCTCTCAGAGAGCCAGTTTCAATTACTAGACTTATTGCATATagttattttgataatgactattataatattgattatgGTGCTCAATATTCatgcagcagcagcagcacCTTGGAATATCAACCAGTATGTATAA
- a CDS encoding DEHA2E20350p (no similarity) has translation MSNIGYRKKSLDSSNTSTYSISSSFKSIKSKTSELFKKSANNNPKERRKEPKMNMLVVTEYLSLR, from the coding sequence atGTCAAATATTGGATACAGAAAAAAGTCACTCGATTCTTCGAACACATCTACTTACTCTATAAGTAGTTCATTTAAATCGATCAAGTCTAAAACTTCggaattattcaagaaatccGCTAACAATAATCCAAAGGAACGCCGAAAGGAGCCTAAAATGAACATGCTTGTGGTTACTGAGTATTTGTCACTTCGTTAA
- a CDS encoding DEHA2E20372p (similar to uniprot|Q08045 Saccharomyces cerevisiae YLR104W Hypothetical ORF), whose translation MIGNIAYILFTLTVVSANLFDFIQNQFQGNNQQAQRQTPGEYENANLNSGCSKYLCPDTSICVDEPKFCPCPYPSSQLRCFLPNGRYVCISKPAGEVSLNYADPKTNWKIDAKDDNIRDCGWVGRAWKGLV comes from the coding sequence ATGATTGGAAATATCGCATATATCTTATTCACATTAACAGTCGTATCAGCAAATCTATTTGACTTTATACAGAATCAATTTCAGGGGAACAATCAACAAGCTCAAAGGCAGACTCCTGGTGAATACGAAAATGCAAATCTAAACTCGGGATGTTCGAAGTACTTATGTCCTGATACATCCATATGTGTGGATGAACCCAAGTTCTGTCCTTGTCCTTATCCATCGTCGCAATTAAGATGCTTTTTACCTAATGGAAGATACGTCTGTATTTCGAAACCCGCAGGCGAAGTGTCCTTAAATTACGCAGATCCAAAGACAAACTGGAAGATAGACGCCAAAGATGATAACATAAGGGATTGTGGCTGGGTCGGAAGGGCATGGAAAGGCTTGGTCTGA
- a CDS encoding DEHA2E20394p (weakly similar to uniprot|Q99296 Saccharomyces cerevisiae YLR149C Hypothetical ORF), which yields MTIDIVDDTSNNLKRKVGRSGSHGYNNSNYYKCFQNYYHGHNYLNPNPQYITNIKVSVNHWQLRDLIQVDQQNGKLYHTKDDSIREVNLLNNDKIGSDKHMEWDYFPKCFSHTRGGIVVTGGLLSSSSKAYSMNLPSLSSTDKTTKSFRTPKGLFSFYNPETEISETVKLGDVINNSVSVYPHASSQYKSYVCNNDSNLYVVDISGDRLSLDNKMNCELNTSLNNVCRSPTNDKLVTVTGDSSSIFLLDPSSNSKIKTIKTDHDSGFGISYHPNGHLFATAFQDGTCSLFDIRNLSSPLSEIKSTRPGHQAGAFRCCKFANSSVNDFLVISEHVGRVHLFDLRNLGNEDTNDHQVIVFPFALDQFADYKEQQLEVETKLSGEEKELQDSIEDDDKVSHKKFGIYGDSSNLFRSNEIGEIKRKSDLQFTAPLVYDYDYLTNVNPKLFKNYTYQTPPTSNGPDNSYLPPPEFNYPQWNTDSNNSSDDIPPENTRASISIPPQQPDPNFQFGHNSTIEHFSNPGSAESSSNAHTTARSNSSYDTYYQEAYQKSVNHIHGEMELAGVDWFDRQLLIGCEDGGVLNWDINVLGRRSFGSFSYV from the coding sequence ATGACTATCGATATAGTAGATGATACGAGTAATAACCTTAAGCGAAAAGTTGGAAGAAGTGGGTCGCATGGgtataataatagcaaCTACTATAAGTGCTTTCAGAATTACTATCATGGacataattatttaaatccaAATCCACAGTATATTACAAATATCAAAGTGAGTGTAAATCACTGGCAACTCCGGGATTTAATACAGGTGGACCAACAGAATGGGAAGCTTTATCACACCAAGGATGATAGCATAAGAGAGGTGAATTTGTTGAACAACGATAAGATCGGATCCGATAAGCACATGGAATGGGACTATTTTCCCAAGTGCTTCAGTCATACACGGGGAGGCATAGTGGTTACAGGGGGGCTTTTATCGTCATCTTCGAAGGCGTATTCGATGAATCTTCCCAGTTTGTCATCTACGGATAAGACGACCAAGTCGTTCCGTACACCAAAGGGGCTCTTCTCGTTTTATAATCCGGAAACAGAGATTAGCGAGACTGTAAAGTTGGGAGATGTGATTAATAATTCAGTCTCGGTCTATCCACATGCAAGCAGCCAGTATAAATCGTACGTTTGCAATAACGATTCAAACTTGTATGTGGTTGACATTAGTGGGGACAGATTGTCCTTGGATAATAAAATGAACTGCGAGTTGAACACGTCGTTGAATAACGTATGCAGATCACCTACTAACGATAAACTTGTGACTGTTACGGGTGATTCCTCGTCTATTTTCTTGCTTGATCCTAGCTCAAACTCCAAGATTAAAACGATTAAAACCGATCATGATTCCGGGTTTGGTATTTCTTATCATCCTAATGGACATCTTTTCGCAACTGCATTTCAAGATGGTACATGTAGTTTGTTTGATATTCGAAATTTATCTAGTCCTTTGAGTGAAATAAAGTCCACGAGGCCAGGTCACCAAGCAGGTGCCTTCAGATGTTGTAAGTTTGCCAACTCCTCTGTTAACGACTTTTTGGTGATTCTGGAGCATGTTGGAAGAGTACACCTTTTCGACTTGAGAAATTTAGGTAATGAAGATACCAATGATCACCAAGTCATAGTCTTTCCATTTGCTTTGGACCAATTTGCTGACTACAAGGAACAACAGTTGGAAGTTGAAACAAAATTGTCCGGCGAAGAGAAGGAATTACAAGACAGCATTGAGGACGACGACAAAGTTTCTCATAAGAAGTTTGGCATTTACGGCGATTCGAGTAATTTGTTCAGATCGAATGAAATCGGGGAAATCAAGCGTAAGTCTGATTTACAATTTACTGCACCATTGGTCTACGATTATGACTATCTAACTAATGTTAATCCTAAATTGTTTAAGAACTACACTTATCAAACTCCTCCTACGTCGAATGGCCCAGATAATCTGTATTTACCACCTCCAGAATTCAACTACCCTCAATGGAATACAGACTCTAATAATAGCAGCGACGATATACCACCTGAAAACACAAGAGCGTCGATCTCCATTCCACCTCAGCAACCTGACCCAAACTTTCAATTTGGTCACAATAGCACCATCGAGCATTTTTCTAATCCAGGTTCCGCAGAATCAAGTTCTAATGCACACACTACCGCTAGGTCGAATTCGTCATATGATACCTACTATCAAGAAGCTTACCAAAAATCAGTCAATCATATACACGGTGAAATGGAATTGGCAGGTGTAGATTGGTTTGATAGACAATTATTGATAGGCTGCGAAGATGGTGGGGTTTTAAATTGGGATATCAATGTACtaggaagaagaagttttGGAAGTTTCTCATACGTTTAA
- a CDS encoding DEHA2E20416p (similar to uniprot|Q08032 Saccharomyces cerevisiae YLR103C CDC45 DNA replication initiation factor) — MYISPTQYSKAFQEIKRTSLSHSTCKLIIFVSCLNIDSLCSAKILSIIFKKELIQYQLIPVVGYSDLKNHFSNLDSDVTNVILIGCGAMLDLESFFEINVDDYDVGNGNRVETDDLHDDPLKGGANLRRKIYIIDGHRPWNLDNIFGSSMLVCLDDGFIEGNLDKEKIAYRTLVEQEVDSEEESSSSDDNDENEFQDEEEEEDDADDNDNDDDIVISSQDDPETSSRKRRKQEIKMKKLKKQRKQQISSCEDIVETYYNQGTTIITSTTATIYALLSSIGETNIENLWLAIIGTSSLDNHYPEVYDKIQPLFKEEVFRLNPSNTNNNADKTADSTSLSIDKDYHLFLLRHWTLYDSFFYSSHVNSKLNLWTENGKKKLHKLFAKMGVSLAIAQQNWLYMDIGIKRQLPTIFNKYLPLYGLEGIVRNGFIRTFGYSGQLSAIECVESLTALLECDKRILDGNNNFNEEEDDELDDEDKINSRIERKEKIWVNNFWSSWDALNMNTNTSKSVSAKLHSTNFKKAKGFDLLLQGLEHAKQIQQIIFRTGMSLLERKLIKNLRLYRLCVLNDGSIPDLEIFNNPLILSKLGSWLLENITELEFLNSVSNKSLKPLVVASLDVASDTYLVIGLAPKYPRGMDNSTKAKLLQSKDDATITTRLNTFSVAFQQVANTSGAKVRIDSFDSSVIEIRKDDLSPFLEKLTLSGLV, encoded by the coding sequence ATGTACATATCACCAACTCAGTACTCTAAAGCATTCCAAGAAATCAAGCGAACATCATTATCGCATTCCACCTGCAagttaattatatttgtttcatgcttaaatattgattcgCTATGTTCTGCTAAGATTTTGagtattatatttaaaaagGAGCTAATTCAGTATCAGCTAATACCGGTGGTAGGATACTCTGATTTAAAGAATCATTTTAGTAACTTGGATTCAGATGTTACGAATGTCATTTTGATTGGATGTGGTGCAATGCTCGACTTGGAAAGTTTTTTTGAGATTAATGTTGATGACTATGATGTCGGAAATGGCAACAGGGTGGAAACTGACGATCTTCACGATGACCCTTTGAAAGGTGGTGCTAATTTGAGgagaaaaatttatattatagaTGGTCATAGGCCGTGGAACTTGGATAATATATTTGGGTCATCAATGCTTGTGTGTCTCGATGATGGGTTCATAGAAGGAAATCTAGATAAGGAAAAAATAGCATATAGGACATTAGTGGAGCAAGAAGTTgattcagaagaagaatcacTGTCTAGCGATGATAACGATGAGAATGAATTCCaggatgaagaagaagaagaagatgacgCCGACGATAATGACaacgatgatgatatagTAATAAGTTCTCAAGACGACCCGGAAACATCGTCACGTAAACGGAGAAAACAAGAGATtaaaatgaagaaattgaagaaacaacGGAAACAGCAAATATCGAGTTGCGAAGATATAGTGGAAACATATTATAACCAAGGTACAACAATTATAACTTCAACCACAGCTACAATATATGCActattatcatcaattggTGAAaccaatattgaaaatttatgGTTAGCAATTATTGGTACATCATCGTTAGATAATCATTATCCTGAGGTTTACGATAAAATTCAACCTTTATTCAAGGAGGAAGTGTTCAGATTAAACCCTTCAAacaccaataataatgcgGACAAAACAGCCGACTCAACATCACTAAGTATTGATAAGGACTATcatttattcttattacGTCATTGGACCCTATATGATTCgtttttttattcaagtCACGTAAATTCAAAGTTGAACTTGTGGACCGAAAATGGtaaaaagaaattgcaTAAGTTGTTTGCCAAAATGGGGGTTTCATTGGCTATAGCTCAACAGAATTGGCTCTATATGGATATTGGAATAAAGAGACAGTTGCCaacaattttcaataagtATTTACCACTTTATGGATTGGAGGGCATAGTGCGGAATGGGTTTATAAGAACTTTTGGATATTCCGGGCAGCTATCGGCAATAGAGTGTGTTGAATCACTCACTGCATTACTTGAATGCGATAAACGTATATTGGACGGCAACAATAActtcaatgaagaagaggatgaCGAGcttgatgatgaagataagaTAAActcaagaattgaaagaaagGAAAAAATATGGGTCAACAATTTTTGGTCATCCTGGGATGCATTAAACATGAACACCAATACTTCAAAGTCTGTTAGTGCCAAGTTGCATTCAACAAACTTCAAGAAAGCGAAGGGTTTcgatttattattacaaGGATTGGAACATGCCaaacaaattcaacaaatcatTTTTCGGACGGGGATGTCCTTACTAGAAAGAAAGttgataaaaaatttaaggTTGTATAGGTTATGTGTCTTAAATGACGGTTCAATACCAGATCTAGAGATATTTAATAACccattaattttatctaaattGGGATCTTGGTTGCTAGAAAACATAACcgaattagaatttttaaattcgGTATCgaataaatcattgaagCCCTTAGTTGTAGCAAGTCTTGACGTTGCGAGCGATACGTATTTAGTGATTGGATTAGCACCAAAATATCCAAGGGGTATGgataattcaacaaaagcAAAATTATTACAACTGAAGGATGATGCAACTATTACTACAAGATTAAATACATTCAGTGTTGCATTCCAACAAGTCGCTAATACATCTGGTGCAAAGGTAAGAATAGATAGTTTTGACAGTTCTGTCATCGAAATCAGAAAGGATGATTTATCTCCTTTCTTAGAAAAGTTAACTCTAAGTGGATTGGTTTAG
- a CDS encoding DEHA2E20460p (similar to uniprot|P32467 Saccharomyces cerevisiae YHR092C HXT4 High-affinity glucose transporter of the major facilitator superfamily expression is induced by low levels of glucose and repressed by high levels of glucose), which produces MGDKMSKSQSFISSQSSQKLDTSSMTQSVVSEPRRSVLNKIIGGFKFEKVEDRPTPSEVYNWRVYGTALLASSAAIIIGYDGGFIGGTVALPSFKSEFGLDKMSESEAGDIISNVISVFHAGCFFGALISYPFSFYLGRRLSLIISATAITIGSAIMLAASSKNGLGPIYAGRVIAGLAVGFSTNLTPVYLSEISPPAIRGRVIALYEIGWRVGDLVGFWINYGIDSHMGPSKTQWFIPFAVQLIPSGIFFAGSVIMKESPRWLYSVGKHDQAIKNLKWFRNLPEDDEYMVYEVNQVKESIESQKLHIGLKLWDPFKQVFFKDHKILFRLLITCSLFLFQNFLGIQSINYYSPIIFANLGVKGTNATLFSTGMFGVVKFVCTFIYILFIVDTFGRRKAFMVSSTVCSICFWYIGAYLKVNDPSQPGVQAGPGGTAAIVMMYFWIASFILAWSGGPFVVGSEVFDQNIRSFVQAINAAISWIPIFIMSRFTTKMIDKMEYGIYFFFASLAALSVPFVFFCVPETKGIALEDMDKIFDRSLPARKAHKVVLGQVRANAISQLEGHRGLYKMDTNKSNEIQNIEDLELMVKNEK; this is translated from the coding sequence ATGGGCGATAAGATGAGCAAATCTCAACTGTTTATTTCACTGCAATCTTCACAAAAATTGGATACATCTTCTATGACACAGTCAGTAGTAAGTGAACCACGTCGCCTGGTATTGAATAAGATTATTGGCGGCTTTAAGTTCgaaaaagttgaagataGACCCACCCCTTCGGAAGTCTATAATTGGAGAGTATATGGAACGGCTCTTCTTGCATCATCGGCAGCTATAATTATTGGTTATGATGGTGGATTTATTGGAGGCACTGTTGCCTTACCATCTTTTAAATCTGAGTTTGGCCTTGATAAAATGTCAGAGAGTGAAGCAGGAGATATAATTTCTAATGTTATTTCAGTTTTTCATGCGGGATGTTTCTTCGGAGCATTAATTTCATATCCCTTTTCATTCTATTTGGGTAGAAGGCTTTCGTTGATCATAAGTGCCACAGCAATCACAATAGGGTCGGCTATTATGTTGGCAGCTCTGTCAAAAAATGGACTTGGGCCAATTTATGCAGGTAGAGTAATAGCTGGTTTGGCAGTTGGTTTTTCTACAAACCTAACACCAGTGTATTTGAGTGAGATTTCACCACCTGCGATTAGAGGTAGAGTGATTGCGTTATATGAAATTGGTTGGAGAGTTGGTGATTTAGTGGGTTTTTGGATTAACTATGGGATTGATTCTCATATGGGTCCTTCCAAAACGCAATGGTTTATTCCTTTTGCTGTCCAATTAATTCCAAGTGGTATTTTTTTTGCTGGTAGTGTTATTATGAAAGAGAGTCCAAGATGGTTATACAGTGTAGGCAAACATGATCAAGCTattaagaatttaaaatgGTTTAGAAATTTGccagaagatgatgaatatatGGTTTATGAGGTTAATCAAGTTAAGGAATCAATAGAATCACAAAAGCTCCATATTGGTCTCAAATTATGGGACCCATTTAAACAAGTATTCTTCAAAGATcacaaaattttatttagaTTGCTCATCACCTGTTCGttatttttgtttcaaaatttcttgGGAATCCAATCTATCAATTATTACTCCCCTATTATCTTTGCTAATTTAGGGGTCAAAGGAACAAATGCCACATTATTCTCAACAGGTATGTTTGGTGTCGTCAAATTTGTTTGTACCTTTATctatattttgtttattgtTGATACTTTTGGCAGAAGAAAAGCATTCATGGTTTCGTCCACAGTGTGTTCTATTTGTTTCTGGTACATCGGTGCTTATTTGAAGGTTAATGATCCTTCTCAACCAGGAGTTCAAGCTGGCCCAGGTGGCACTGCTGCGATTGTTATGATGTACTTCTGGATTGCGTCTTTTATTTTAGCTTGGTCTGGTGGTCCATTTGTTGTCGGAAGTGAAGTATTCGATCAGAATATTAGATCATTTGTCCAGGCAATCAATGCTGCTATTTCTTGGATTCCTATTTTCATAATGTCAAGGTTTACAACCAAAATGATTGACAAAATGGAATACGGCATTTACTTTTTCTTTGCATCTTTGGCAGCATTGTCTGTTCCATTCGTATTTTTCTGTGTTCCTGAGACTAAAGGTATTGCATTGGAGGATATGGATAAAATATTCGACAGATCATTACCAGCTCGTAAGGCGCACAAGGTCGTCCTTGGTCAAGTTAGAGCCAATGCAATTAGTCAATTAGAGGGACATAGAGGACTTTACAAAATGGACACTaacaaatcaaatgaaattcaaaatattgagGATTTAGAGTTAATGGTCAAAAACGAGAAGTGA
- a CDS encoding DEHA2E20482p (weakly similar to uniprot|P32609 Saccharomyces cerevisiae YDR323C PEP7 Multivalent adaptor protein that facilitates vesicle-mediated vacuolar protein sorting by ensuring high-fidelity vesicle docking and fusion which are essential for targeting of vesicles to the endosome), which yields MASSNLKPPTSRRVLGSPFKSPANVHNNKSSNLFSNSNPESHASPTPKRNEERDTIFGPNDSTEEENSSNDHNNTDNVTDDVVCPICNEQMISLYQLNQHIDDEHNTSEVTSGTDEINEDTTASVIPKVLSNEFINNDLTKWFRKKPSQEIVTPVKHKTIKLDLIDNSKEFSLSDNTTTNEGSLQDVLSNASSPSVDKSTARITRVHWKKPSASQNVCANPTCNKSLNVKNGIVNCRKCGDLFCNHHTYNKVRLRNSEDDKEPLYDTTKAGQWCRCCEKCYLAKPDLVQGTQSNVHDLTNIFLQKRQLHVDTKELIRNKIQKRFIKMVNLHADKYISTKDKTILNIRWLSLNNSKDSILENEKEIVGYDSWQIDATITHCNICLTKFNILIRKHHCRLCGKIVCDDTFGERSNCSIVVPLSKLLDKLVALNYSPLVKSNLEELLNTEDNQFSVRCCINCKNDLLHEWKLKNQYNSKEEGIFLVYTEILMTKRKIQVMIPRYKALVTEPDNQSTNKLRIKLMTFMKDFESLTVSFKSNFFDKVNDRLVVKELYLPYARLINNIYQGCTIFLQDTLVNVKVLNKEYKQKENKLLESMKPNESAVTTPKLTKKEIRELRESLMVMNEQKFLVENLINQVTKQRKFDELTPLMENKNELNAAINDLELKLGNDGF from the coding sequence ATGGCTCTGTCTAACTTAAAACCTCCCACACTGCGGAGGGTATTGGGATCGCCATTTAAGTCCCCTGCCAATGTTCATAATAACAAGTCGAGTAACTTGTTTTCGAATTCAAACCCAGAGTCCCATGCCAGTCCCACGCCAAAGCGAAATGAGGAAAGAGACACAATATTTGGCCCAAACGACTCAACCGAAGAAGAGAACAGCTCAAATGATCATAATAATACTGATAATGTAACCGATGATGTTGTGTGTCCCATTTGTAATGAGCAAATGATCAGTCTATATCAGTTGAACCAGCATATTGACGATGAACATAATACATCAGAGGTTACGTCAGGAACAGATGAAATAAACGAGGATACAACTGCGTCTGTTATTCCCAAAGTTTTGAGtaatgaatttataaataatgaCTTAACGAAATGGTTTAGAAAGAAACCGTCCCAGGAGATAGTTACACCTGTTAAACATAAGACTATCAAGCTCGATTTGATAGACAACAGTAAAGAATTTAGCCTCAGCGATAATACAACGACTAACGAAGGCAGTTTACAGGATGTTCTTTCGAATGCAAGCTCACCATCGGTAGATAAACTGACAGCTCGAATAACTAGAGTACACTGGAAAAAACCACTGGCATCTCAAAACGTCTGTGCAAATCCCACTTGCAACAAATCATTGAATGTCAAGAATGGCATTGTTAATTGTAGAAAATGTGGAGACTTGTTCTGTAACCATCATACTTACAATAAGGTAAGGTTAAGAAATTCTGAGGACGACAAGGAACCTCTATATGATACTACAAAAGCAGGACAATGGTGCAGATGCTGCGAGAAATGTTATCTTGCAAAACCAGATTTGGTTCAAGGTACACAGTCTAACGTACATGatttaacaaatatttttcttcagaAAAGGCAATTGCATGTTGATACCAAAGAATTgattagaaataaaattcaaaaaaggTTTATCAAGATGGTTAATCTTCATGcagataaatatatatctacAAAGGATAAGacaatattaaatatacgATGGTTGTCgttgaataattctaagGATTCCATTTTGGAAAATGAAAAGGAGATTGTTGGTTATGACAGCTGGCAAATTGATGCAACAATAACTCATTGTAACATTTGCTTAACCAAATTTAACATATTAATAAGAAAGCATCACTGTAGGCTATGTGGAAAAATAGTTTGTGATGATACATTTGGAGAAAGATCAAATTGCCTGATTGTTGTTCCATTAAGTAAGTTATTGGATAAACTAGTAGCTCTAAATTATTCGCCTCTAGTAAAGCTGAACCTTGAAGAGTTGTTGAACACGGAAgataatcaattttctgTAAGGTGCTGtattaattgcaaaaacGATTTGTTGCATGAATggaagttgaaaaatcaatataattCTAAAGAGGAGGGCATATTCTTAGTTTACACCGAGATCTTAATGACCAAGAGAAAGATTCAAGTTATGATACCTAGGTATAAAGCATTAGTAACTGAACCGGATAATCAATCCACGAACAAGCTAAggataaaattaatgacGTTCATGAAGGACTTTGAGTCGCTAACTGTTCTGTTCAAAagcaatttttttgataaagTTAATGACAGACTTGTCgtaaaagaattatactTACCTTATGCAAGGCTAATTAACAACATTTATCAAGGTTGTACCATATTTTTACAGGATACCTTAGTTAATGTTAAAGTTCTCAACAAGGAGTATAAACAGAAGGAAAATAAATTGCTAGAACTGATGAAGCCAAATGAGCTGGCTGTAACAACACCAAAATTGACAAAGAAGGAAATCAGGGAATTAAGAGAAAGCTTGATGGTGATGAATGAGCAAAAATTCTTGGTGGAAAACCTTATTAACCAAGTCACAAAGCAGAGAAAATTCGACGAATTGACCCCATTGATGGAAAATAAGAATGAGCTCAATGCAGCGATCAACGACTTGGAGTTGAAACTTGGCAATGACGGGTTTTAG